A region from the Triticum aestivum cultivar Chinese Spring chromosome 3D, IWGSC CS RefSeq v2.1, whole genome shotgun sequence genome encodes:
- the LOC123078944 gene encoding methionyl-tRNA formyltransferase isoform X2 encodes MRIWRHRFLFLQPQIPIPNFQGIMARCSPPLLRRFFCCAAKSASATSAAAGTKKKNIVFLGSPQVAASVLDTLLAASSSPDSAFQVAAVVTQPPAAKNRGRKLLPSAVAQLALERGFPGDLIFTPERAGEESFLSDLKGVKPELCITAAYGNILPQRFLDIPPCGTVNIHPSLLPLYRGAAPVQRALQDGVAETGVSLAYTIRALDAGPVIACERFSVDECIKAPELLAILFNIGSKLLLDELPSVLDGSAKQKAKPQDDSKATLAPKMNSDESWLTFDEEAKVLHNKVRAFAGWPGTRAKLQLMNQNGEPDVLDIKVISTNVSTSCDKVGDENEILFSGNSLLVPCSGSTWLEVLELQLPGKKVTTARDFWNGLRGQKLLKST; translated from the exons ATGAGGATTTGGCGTCACCGTTTTCTGTTCCTTCAGCCCCAAATCCCTATCCCAAATTTCCAAGGAATCATGGCGCGCTGCTCCCCGCCGCTGCTGCGCCGCTTCTTCTGCTGCGCCGCCAAATCTGCCTCGGCCAcatccgccgccgccggcaccaagAAGAAGAACATCGTCTTCTTGGGATCTCCCCAG GTGGCGGCCTCGGTCCTGGACACGTTGTTGGCCGCGTCCAGCTCCCCCGACTCCGCATTCCAGGTCGCTGCCGTCGTGACGCAGCCGCCGGCCGCCAAGAACAGGGGGAGGAAGCTGTTGCCGTCGGCCGTCGCGCAGCTCGCGCTCGAGCGTGGGTTCCCTGGCGACCTCATCTTCACCCCCGAGCGCGCTGGGGAG GAGTCCTTTCTGTCTGACTTGAAGGGGGTGAAACCAGAACTTTGCATCACTGCTGCTTACGGGAACATTTTGCCACAGAGGTTTCTTGACATCCCACCATGTG GTACAGTTAATATACACCCAAGTTTGTTGCCTCTATATCGTGGTGCAGCTCCTGTGCAGAGGGCATTGCAG GATGGTGTTGCAGAAACAGGTGTTTCCCTTGCATATACTATCCGTGCCTTGGATGCAGGTCCAGTGATTGCTTGTGAAAGGTTTTCTGTCGATGAATGCATCAAG GCACCAGAGCTGCTTGCTATACTATTCAATATAG GGTCCAAGCTACTGCTGGATGAACTACCATCCGTTCTTGATGGTTCAGCTAAGCAAAAGGCGAAGCCACAAGATGACTCCAAAGCTACACTGGCGCCCAAG ATGAATTCGGACGAGTCCTGGCTGACATTTGACGAAGAAGCTAAAGTTCTCCATAACAAG GTGCGAGCATTTGCAGGATGGCCTGGAACCCGTGCAAAATTGCAACTTATGAACCAAAATGGCGAACCTGATGTTCTAGACATCAAGGTTATCAGTACGAACGTTTCCACGTCATGTGACAAAGTCGGAGACGAAAACGAAATACTATTCTCAGGGAACTCACTGCTCGTTCCTTGCAGTGGGTCAACTTGGCTTGAG GTCTTGGAGCTTCAGCTACCTGGAAAGAAGGTAACCACAGCTCGGGACTTCTGGAATGGTTTGCGTGGTCAGAAGCTGTTAAAATCAACATAG
- the LOC123078944 gene encoding methionyl-tRNA formyltransferase isoform X1 produces MRIWRHRFLFLQPQIPIPNFQGIMARCSPPLLRRFFCCAAKSASATSAAAGTKKKNIVFLGSPQVAASVLDTLLAASSSPDSAFQVAAVVTQPPAAKNRGRKLLPSAVAQLALERGFPGDLIFTPERAGEESFLSDLKGVKPELCITAAYGNILPQRFLDIPPCAGTVNIHPSLLPLYRGAAPVQRALQDGVAETGVSLAYTIRALDAGPVIACERFSVDECIKAPELLAILFNIGSKLLLDELPSVLDGSAKQKAKPQDDSKATLAPKMNSDESWLTFDEEAKVLHNKVRAFAGWPGTRAKLQLMNQNGEPDVLDIKVISTNVSTSCDKVGDENEILFSGNSLLVPCSGSTWLEVLELQLPGKKVTTARDFWNGLRGQKLLKST; encoded by the exons ATGAGGATTTGGCGTCACCGTTTTCTGTTCCTTCAGCCCCAAATCCCTATCCCAAATTTCCAAGGAATCATGGCGCGCTGCTCCCCGCCGCTGCTGCGCCGCTTCTTCTGCTGCGCCGCCAAATCTGCCTCGGCCAcatccgccgccgccggcaccaagAAGAAGAACATCGTCTTCTTGGGATCTCCCCAG GTGGCGGCCTCGGTCCTGGACACGTTGTTGGCCGCGTCCAGCTCCCCCGACTCCGCATTCCAGGTCGCTGCCGTCGTGACGCAGCCGCCGGCCGCCAAGAACAGGGGGAGGAAGCTGTTGCCGTCGGCCGTCGCGCAGCTCGCGCTCGAGCGTGGGTTCCCTGGCGACCTCATCTTCACCCCCGAGCGCGCTGGGGAG GAGTCCTTTCTGTCTGACTTGAAGGGGGTGAAACCAGAACTTTGCATCACTGCTGCTTACGGGAACATTTTGCCACAGAGGTTTCTTGACATCCCACCATGTG CAGGTACAGTTAATATACACCCAAGTTTGTTGCCTCTATATCGTGGTGCAGCTCCTGTGCAGAGGGCATTGCAG GATGGTGTTGCAGAAACAGGTGTTTCCCTTGCATATACTATCCGTGCCTTGGATGCAGGTCCAGTGATTGCTTGTGAAAGGTTTTCTGTCGATGAATGCATCAAG GCACCAGAGCTGCTTGCTATACTATTCAATATAG GGTCCAAGCTACTGCTGGATGAACTACCATCCGTTCTTGATGGTTCAGCTAAGCAAAAGGCGAAGCCACAAGATGACTCCAAAGCTACACTGGCGCCCAAG ATGAATTCGGACGAGTCCTGGCTGACATTTGACGAAGAAGCTAAAGTTCTCCATAACAAG GTGCGAGCATTTGCAGGATGGCCTGGAACCCGTGCAAAATTGCAACTTATGAACCAAAATGGCGAACCTGATGTTCTAGACATCAAGGTTATCAGTACGAACGTTTCCACGTCATGTGACAAAGTCGGAGACGAAAACGAAATACTATTCTCAGGGAACTCACTGCTCGTTCCTTGCAGTGGGTCAACTTGGCTTGAG GTCTTGGAGCTTCAGCTACCTGGAAAGAAGGTAACCACAGCTCGGGACTTCTGGAATGGTTTGCGTGGTCAGAAGCTGTTAAAATCAACATAG